Proteins from a genomic interval of Streptomyces sp. NBC_00820:
- a CDS encoding aldehyde dehydrogenase family protein — MKQSTPERPSDVVARLRATYRTGRTKPVEWRTDQLRRLRAMLTENGADLAAALRADLGKSATEAYRTEIDFTVREIDHTLEHLDEWLRPEPAPVPAHLGDDATAWTQYDPLGVVLVIAPWNYPAQLLLAPLVGALAAGNAVVAKPSELAPATSTALARLIPAYLDTDAVAVVEGGIPETTALLAERFDHIFYTGNGTVGRIVLRAAAEYLTPVTLELGGKSPVFVDRGTDLDVVADRLARGKFLNAGQTCVAPDYVLTDPETAVALEAALVRVVEGLYGADPATSPEYGRIVNERHFDRLSALLDSGRVAVGGGSDRADKYIAPTVLVDVEPDAPVMREEIFGPILPIVTVPDLDAAITFINDRDKPLALYVFAESAGTRDRIAAETSSGGLGHGLPLAHLTVSDLPFGGVGESGMGSYHGRYSIETFSHRKAVLAKPLS; from the coding sequence GTGAAGCAGTCCACCCCCGAGCGGCCCAGCGACGTCGTGGCCCGTCTGCGCGCCACTTACCGCACCGGCCGTACCAAGCCCGTCGAGTGGCGTACCGACCAGCTCCGCCGCCTGCGCGCGATGCTCACCGAGAACGGCGCGGACCTCGCCGCTGCCCTCCGCGCGGACCTGGGGAAGAGCGCCACCGAGGCCTACCGCACCGAGATCGACTTCACGGTCCGCGAGATCGACCACACCCTTGAGCACCTGGACGAGTGGCTGCGTCCCGAACCCGCGCCCGTCCCGGCCCACCTCGGCGACGACGCGACGGCCTGGACGCAGTACGACCCGCTCGGTGTCGTGCTCGTCATCGCGCCCTGGAACTACCCGGCCCAGCTCCTGCTCGCCCCGCTGGTCGGCGCCCTCGCTGCCGGCAACGCGGTGGTGGCGAAGCCCAGCGAACTGGCCCCGGCCACCTCCACCGCGCTGGCCCGGCTGATCCCGGCCTACCTCGACACCGACGCGGTCGCCGTCGTCGAGGGCGGCATCCCGGAGACCACGGCCCTGCTGGCCGAGCGCTTCGACCACATCTTCTACACCGGCAACGGCACCGTCGGCCGCATCGTGCTGCGCGCCGCCGCCGAGTACCTCACCCCGGTCACCCTCGAACTCGGCGGCAAGTCCCCGGTGTTCGTCGACCGCGGCACCGACCTCGACGTGGTCGCCGACCGGCTGGCGCGCGGCAAGTTCCTCAACGCGGGCCAGACCTGCGTCGCCCCGGACTACGTCCTCACCGACCCGGAGACAGCCGTGGCCCTGGAGGCCGCCCTCGTCCGTGTCGTCGAGGGCCTCTACGGCGCCGACCCCGCGACCTCGCCCGAGTACGGCCGGATCGTCAACGAGCGTCATTTCGACCGGCTTTCCGCCCTGCTCGACTCCGGCCGGGTGGCGGTCGGCGGCGGCAGCGACCGTGCGGACAAGTACATCGCGCCGACCGTGCTCGTCGATGTCGAGCCCGACGCGCCGGTGATGCGGGAGGAGATCTTCGGCCCGATCCTGCCGATCGTCACCGTGCCGGACCTCGACGCCGCGATCACCTTCATCAACGACCGCGACAAGCCCCTCGCGCTGTACGTCTTCGCCGAGTCCGCCGGCACGCGCGACCGCATCGCCGCCGAGACCTCCTCCGGCGGCCTCGGCCACGGCCTGCCGCTCGCTCACCTCACCGTCTCCGACCTGCCGTTCGGCGGTGTCGGCGAGAGCGGCATGGGCAGCTACCACGGCCGCTACTCGATCGAGACGTTCAGCCACCGCAAGGCTGTTCTCGCCAAGCCGCTCAGCTGA
- a CDS encoding putative leader peptide, which translates to MTMRLDLTRRRHVDLARVSSACCRAAA; encoded by the coding sequence ATGACCATGCGACTGGACCTCACGCGGCGACGCCATGTCGACCTCGCTCGCGTCTCCAGCGCCTGTTGTCGCGCCGCGGCCTGA
- a CDS encoding SDR family oxidoreductase, producing the protein MNDQDSTPLRCLVTGATGYIGGRLVPELLAAGHQVRCLARTPRKLRDHPWAGEAEVVEGDVTDADSVADALRDIDVAYYLVHALGTGSDFEETDRRAARIFGEQAKAAGVRRIVYLGGLTPEGVPEEDLSPHLRSRAEVGRILLESGVPTSALRAAVIIGSGSASFEMLRYLTERLPVMLTPTWVRTRLQPIGVKDVLRILVGCARLPEDVNRTFDIGGPDILTYREMMIRYARVAHLPPRVILPVPVLTPWLSSHWVGLVTPVPAAIARPLTESLRYEVVCREHDIRRYVPEPPGYPLTFDQALKLALRRIREAKVITRWTSAASPGAPSDPLPTDPDWAGGSLYTDSRQSLVSAPVSTLWRVIEGVGGDNGWYSFPLAWSVRGWLDRLVGGVGLRRGRRDAHRLRVGDSLDFWRVEEIEPGHLLRLRAEMRLPGLAWLEMYAEPDGDGRSRYRQRALFHPHGLLGQIYWWAVSPFHAVVFGGMARNIALAAARQADEDGGGTPVG; encoded by the coding sequence ATGAACGACCAGGACTCGACGCCACTGCGCTGTCTGGTGACGGGCGCCACGGGCTACATCGGCGGACGGCTCGTGCCCGAGCTGCTGGCCGCCGGGCACCAGGTGCGCTGTCTGGCCCGCACTCCGCGCAAACTGCGCGACCATCCCTGGGCGGGCGAGGCGGAGGTGGTGGAGGGCGACGTCACCGACGCCGACTCGGTCGCCGACGCGCTGCGGGACATCGACGTGGCGTACTACCTGGTGCACGCACTCGGCACCGGGAGCGACTTCGAGGAGACCGACCGGCGCGCGGCCCGCATCTTCGGCGAGCAGGCGAAGGCGGCCGGTGTCCGCCGCATCGTGTACCTCGGCGGGCTGACCCCGGAAGGCGTACCCGAGGAGGATCTGTCCCCGCACCTGAGGTCACGGGCGGAGGTGGGCCGCATCCTGCTGGAGAGCGGCGTACCGACCTCCGCGCTGCGGGCCGCCGTGATCATCGGCTCCGGCTCGGCCTCCTTCGAGATGCTGCGCTACCTCACCGAGCGGCTGCCCGTGATGCTGACCCCGACCTGGGTGCGCACCCGTCTTCAGCCCATCGGCGTCAAGGACGTCCTGCGGATTCTGGTCGGCTGCGCGCGGCTGCCCGAGGACGTGAACCGCACCTTCGACATCGGCGGCCCGGACATCCTGACGTACCGGGAGATGATGATCCGGTACGCGCGCGTGGCCCACCTGCCTCCGCGCGTCATCCTGCCCGTGCCGGTCCTCACACCGTGGCTCTCCAGCCACTGGGTGGGGCTGGTCACCCCGGTCCCCGCCGCCATCGCCCGGCCGCTCACCGAGTCGCTGCGCTACGAGGTCGTCTGCCGCGAGCACGACATCAGGCGGTACGTGCCGGAACCCCCGGGGTATCCGCTCACCTTCGACCAGGCGCTGAAGCTGGCGCTGCGCCGGATCCGGGAAGCGAAGGTGATCACCCGCTGGACGTCCGCCGCGAGCCCGGGCGCGCCCAGCGACCCGCTGCCGACCGACCCCGACTGGGCCGGCGGCAGTCTGTACACGGACAGCCGTCAGTCGCTGGTGTCGGCTCCGGTGAGCACCTTGTGGCGGGTGATCGAGGGGGTGGGCGGCGACAACGGCTGGTACTCCTTCCCGCTCGCCTGGAGTGTCAGGGGCTGGCTGGACCGGCTGGTGGGCGGGGTGGGGCTGCGCCGGGGGCGGCGGGACGCGCACCGGCTCCGGGTGGGCGACTCCCTGGACTTCTGGCGGGTGGAGGAGATCGAACCGGGGCATCTGCTGCGGCTGCGCGCCGAGATGCGGCTGCCCGGCCTCGCCTGGCTGGAGATGTACGCGGAGCCGGACGGCGACGGCCGCAGCCGGTACCGCCAGCGCGCCCTGTTCCATCCGCACGGGCTGCTGGGGCAGATCTACTGGTGGGCCGTCTCCCCCTTCCACGCCGTCGTGTTCGGCGGGATGGCCCGCAACATCGCCCTCGCGGCGGCGCGGCAGGCCGACGAGGACGGCGGCGGCACCCCCGTCGGCTGA
- a CDS encoding sigma-70 family RNA polymerase sigma factor, whose translation MAPNRTASATSATTGTPVPAPASAPAPAPGAAAAAPPCTPAEAACGDEEIARGLVAGDEACLAAAYRRWSALVYALARRSLGDAGEAEDVTQQVFLGVWRGRRGYRPERGPLGGWIVGIARRKIFDALSARTRRGELVAAAGSALAHAAATDAAETGPEAVLDRILVQRALERLPETQRQVLYLAFYEDLTQTQIAARTGWPLGTVKSHARRGLHQLRRSLE comes from the coding sequence ATGGCCCCGAATCGGACCGCCTCCGCCACGAGCGCCACCACCGGAACCCCCGTCCCGGCGCCCGCGTCCGCGCCCGCGCCCGCACCCGGCGCGGCGGCCGCGGCGCCTCCGTGCACCCCGGCCGAGGCGGCGTGCGGGGACGAGGAGATCGCGCGTGGCCTGGTGGCGGGTGACGAGGCCTGCCTGGCCGCCGCCTACCGCCGCTGGTCCGCGCTGGTGTACGCGCTGGCCCGCCGCTCGCTGGGCGACGCCGGAGAGGCGGAGGACGTCACTCAGCAGGTGTTCCTGGGCGTGTGGCGCGGCCGGCGGGGCTACCGGCCGGAGCGCGGTCCGCTGGGCGGCTGGATCGTCGGCATCGCCCGCCGCAAGATCTTCGACGCCCTGTCGGCGCGTACTCGGCGCGGTGAGCTGGTGGCGGCGGCCGGCTCGGCCCTCGCGCACGCGGCCGCCACCGACGCCGCGGAGACGGGCCCCGAGGCGGTGCTCGACCGGATCCTCGTCCAGCGCGCGCTGGAACGCCTTCCCGAAACCCAGCGGCAGGTGCTCTACCTGGCCTTCTACGAGGACCTCACCCAGACGCAGATCGCCGCCCGCACGGGCTGGCCGCTGGGCACGGTGAAGAGCCACGCGCGGCGGGGGCTCCACCAGCTCCGGCGCAGCCTCGAATAG
- a CDS encoding aldo/keto reductase, translated as MTAETITADASGTFKLGDLSVHRIGFGAMRLTGSAAFHLGTPSDRARSIAVLRRAVQLGVNHIDTAAFYFSSLRSANEIINAALSPYMDDLVIATKVGPFRDQAGEWATSARPDQLRGHVEENLRQLGRDHLDLVYLRRMRQDSIAEHFGALAELREEGLIRHLGISTIEPRHLTEALEIAPVVSVQNRYGLDVPRAEAQEVLRMCGDRGIAFVPYYSVAGEGAERGAAEARNDAEVLAVARAHGVSPAQIRVAWTLHQGPHVLAIPGTGNPDHIEENVAAGALWLSDDELARLNATHAEVS; from the coding sequence ATGACCGCTGAAACGATCACCGCTGACGCGTCCGGCACGTTCAAACTCGGCGATCTGTCCGTCCACCGCATCGGCTTCGGCGCGATGCGGCTGACGGGCAGCGCCGCCTTCCATCTCGGCACCCCCAGCGACCGGGCACGCTCGATCGCCGTCCTGCGCAGGGCGGTCCAACTGGGGGTGAACCACATCGACACGGCCGCCTTCTACTTCTCCTCCCTGCGCTCCGCCAACGAGATCATCAACGCCGCCCTGTCCCCCTACATGGACGACCTGGTCATCGCCACCAAGGTGGGCCCCTTCCGCGACCAGGCCGGCGAGTGGGCCACCTCCGCCCGCCCCGACCAGCTGCGCGGCCACGTCGAGGAGAACCTGCGCCAGCTCGGCCGCGACCACCTCGACCTCGTCTACCTGCGGCGCATGCGCCAGGACTCCATCGCCGAACACTTCGGAGCCCTCGCCGAGTTGCGCGAGGAGGGCCTGATCCGGCACCTGGGTATCTCCACGATCGAGCCCCGGCACCTGACCGAGGCGCTGGAGATCGCCCCCGTGGTGTCCGTGCAGAACCGGTACGGGTTGGACGTCCCCCGCGCGGAGGCCCAGGAGGTCCTGCGGATGTGCGGGGACCGGGGCATCGCCTTCGTGCCGTACTACTCGGTCGCCGGCGAGGGCGCCGAGCGCGGCGCGGCCGAGGCGCGCAACGACGCCGAGGTGCTCGCCGTCGCCCGCGCGCACGGAGTGAGCCCCGCGCAGATCCGCGTCGCCTGGACCCTCCACCAGGGCCCGCACGTCCTCGCCATCCCCGGCACCGGCAACCCCGACCACATCGAGGAGAACGTCGCCGCCGGCGCCCTGTGGCTCTCGGACGACGAGCTGGCACGGCTGAACGCGACCCACGCAGAGGTGAGCTGA
- a CDS encoding cryptochrome/photolyase family protein has translation MNTSVVLFTADLRLHDHPPLRAALDEAREVVPLFVRDRGVTDAGFAAPNRLAFLADCLRDLDAGLRERGGRLVLRSGDVVDEVCKVVAEADADEVHMAADVSAYAHLRERRLRRALEADGRRLHVHETVTGVIPPGTVTPASSDHFAVFTPYFRQWSLRQPRDPLGAPRSIRVPEGVGSEELPSRSALSGVSPGLAAGGEAEGRKRLTAWLRSGIAAYEERHDDMAGDATSRLSPHLHFGTLSPVELVHRARRAGGPGAEAFVRQVAWREFHRQVLAARPATAGDDYRTKHDRWRSGRAAQEDVEAWREGRTGYPIVDAAMRQLLHEGWMHNRGRLLAASFLTKTLYVDWRVGARHFLELLVDGDVANNQLNWQWMAGTGTDSRPNRVLNPVAQAKRYDPDGAYVRRWVPELTDIPDSAIHEPWRLQGFDRARVGDYPDPIVELADGLARFRQARERD, from the coding sequence ATGAACACCTCGGTCGTCCTGTTCACCGCCGATCTGCGCCTGCACGACCATCCACCGCTGCGGGCCGCGCTGGACGAGGCACGCGAGGTCGTGCCCCTCTTCGTGCGCGACCGCGGGGTGACGGACGCGGGGTTCGCCGCGCCCAACCGGCTGGCGTTCCTCGCCGACTGCCTGCGCGACCTGGACGCCGGGCTGCGCGAGCGCGGCGGCCGGCTGGTCCTGCGCTCCGGCGACGTGGTCGACGAGGTGTGCAAGGTGGTCGCCGAGGCCGACGCCGACGAGGTGCACATGGCCGCCGACGTCAGCGCGTACGCCCATCTGCGCGAGCGGCGGCTGCGCCGCGCCCTGGAGGCGGACGGGCGGCGGCTGCACGTCCACGAGACGGTGACCGGCGTGATCCCGCCCGGCACGGTGACCCCGGCGTCCTCGGACCACTTCGCCGTGTTCACGCCGTACTTCCGGCAGTGGTCGCTGCGGCAGCCGCGGGATCCGCTCGGCGCGCCCCGCTCGATCCGGGTCCCGGAGGGCGTCGGGTCCGAGGAACTGCCGTCCCGGTCCGCGCTGTCCGGCGTCTCGCCGGGGCTGGCCGCGGGCGGCGAGGCGGAGGGCCGTAAGCGGCTCACCGCGTGGCTGCGCTCCGGGATCGCCGCGTACGAGGAGAGGCACGACGACATGGCGGGCGACGCGACCTCGCGGCTGTCGCCGCACCTGCACTTCGGCACGCTCTCCCCCGTGGAGCTCGTCCACCGCGCGCGCAGGGCGGGCGGTCCGGGCGCCGAGGCGTTCGTGCGGCAGGTCGCCTGGCGCGAGTTCCACCGCCAGGTGCTGGCGGCACGCCCGGCCACGGCCGGCGACGACTACCGCACCAAGCACGACCGCTGGCGGTCCGGGCGTGCGGCCCAGGAGGACGTCGAGGCGTGGCGGGAGGGCCGTACCGGCTATCCGATCGTCGACGCGGCGATGCGCCAACTCCTGCACGAGGGCTGGATGCACAACCGCGGACGCCTGCTGGCGGCGAGCTTCCTGACCAAGACGCTGTACGTCGACTGGCGGGTGGGGGCCCGCCACTTCCTGGAGCTGCTGGTGGACGGGGACGTCGCCAACAACCAGCTGAACTGGCAGTGGATGGCCGGAACGGGCACGGACAGCCGCCCCAACCGGGTCCTCAACCCCGTCGCCCAGGCCAAACGGTACGACCCGGACGGCGCGTATGTCCGGCGCTGGGTACCCGAGTTGACGGACATCCCGGATTCCGCGATTCACGAGCCGTGGAGACTCCAGGGGTTCGACCGGGCGCGGGTCGGCGACTACCCCGACCCGATCGTCGAACTCGCCGACGGCCTGGCCCGCTTCAGGCAGGCCCGGGAACGAGACTGA
- a CDS encoding MerR family transcriptional regulator: MDDDPVSTGPDPERPAQDSPSADAGLTTGALARRLGVSPTTLRSWDRRYGIGPAERADGRHRRWTPRDVAMLETMCRLTSSGVPPAEAARAAKDHARPGVPDDAGAPGTPPEDATVPSAPSVPAAAPAPRPEQAAAPSRAAGGLPLGDVRQECRGLARAAVRLDAAAVQDQLDTAVTEYGVQVAWQDIMVPTLHAVGRKWASSGDRYVEVEHLLSWHVSTTLRRYTRHPAWHGPPAAAGPVILACVPGEQHTLPLEALNAALSEHGIPTRMFGAAVPAEALLVAVRRLGPAAVVLWAQARSTASIPLAQYVAATEWGVRGARAQPLVVLGGPGWAGRFSRGMVRPTALADALDTLVAVYGTAPRAEPH; the protein is encoded by the coding sequence ATGGACGACGACCCGGTCTCGACCGGACCGGACCCGGAGCGCCCCGCGCAGGACTCCCCGTCCGCGGACGCCGGGCTGACCACCGGCGCCCTCGCCCGCAGGCTCGGCGTCTCACCCACCACCCTGCGGTCCTGGGACCGCCGCTACGGCATCGGTCCCGCCGAGCGCGCCGACGGGCGGCACCGGCGCTGGACACCCAGGGACGTGGCGATGCTGGAGACGATGTGCCGGCTCACCTCGTCCGGTGTGCCACCCGCCGAAGCGGCCCGCGCCGCGAAGGACCACGCGCGCCCCGGTGTCCCGGACGACGCCGGCGCGCCGGGGACGCCGCCCGAGGACGCCACCGTCCCGTCGGCGCCGTCCGTGCCCGCCGCCGCACCGGCACCTCGGCCCGAGCAGGCGGCCGCGCCCTCCCGTGCCGCCGGCGGACTGCCCCTGGGTGACGTCCGTCAGGAGTGCCGCGGCCTGGCCCGCGCGGCCGTCCGGCTGGACGCCGCCGCCGTGCAGGACCAACTGGACACCGCCGTGACCGAGTACGGCGTCCAGGTCGCGTGGCAGGACATCATGGTTCCGACCCTGCACGCCGTGGGCCGCAAGTGGGCCTCGTCGGGCGACCGTTACGTCGAGGTCGAGCACCTGCTGTCCTGGCACGTCTCCACGACGCTGCGCCGGTACACCCGCCACCCCGCGTGGCACGGGCCGCCGGCCGCCGCGGGGCCCGTCATCCTCGCCTGTGTCCCCGGTGAACAGCACACCCTGCCGCTGGAGGCGCTCAACGCCGCGCTGAGTGAACACGGCATCCCCACAAGGATGTTCGGGGCGGCCGTTCCGGCGGAGGCGCTCCTCGTGGCGGTACGGCGACTGGGCCCGGCCGCCGTCGTGCTGTGGGCGCAGGCACGCTCCACCGCGAGCATTCCGCTGGCCCAGTACGTCGCGGCCACCGAGTGGGGAGTGCGAGGAGCCCGCGCGCAGCCACTGGTGGTGCTCGGCGGCCCAGGCTGGGCCGGCCGGTTCTCGCGCGGCATGGTGCGCCCCACCGCCCTGGCCGACGCGCTCGACACACTCGTCGCGGTGTACGGAACGGCCCCCCGGGCCGAACCGCACTGA
- a CDS encoding LLM class flavin-dependent oxidoreductase — MSLAFHWFLPTNGDSRDVVGGGHGSPATVSGRDRPPTVAYLSQIARAAESLGFVGALTPTGAWCEDAWLTTAMVSQNSERLKFLVAFRPGFVSPTLAAQMASTFQRQTGGRLLLNVVTGGESHEQRAYGDFLDKDDRYRRTGEFLRIVRELWEGKSVDLHGEHLRVEDARLSRLPDPVPEVYFGGSSPVAGEVAARYADVYLTWGEPPAQVAEKIAWIRELAARHGRTLRFGIRLHVITRDTSAQAWAEADRLLDGFDTETVRSVQAGLARSESEGQRRMLALHGGGRDGLEIHPNLWAGIGLVRGGAGTALVGSHDEVADRIKEYHALGIDEFVLSGYPHLEEAYWFGEGVLPRLAAQGLWTRPGDTADAPSARVPFAS, encoded by the coding sequence ATGTCCCTCGCCTTCCACTGGTTCCTGCCCACCAACGGCGACAGCCGGGACGTCGTCGGCGGTGGCCACGGCAGTCCGGCCACGGTCTCCGGCCGGGACCGGCCGCCGACGGTCGCCTACCTGAGCCAGATCGCCCGTGCCGCCGAGAGCCTGGGGTTCGTGGGCGCGCTCACCCCGACGGGGGCCTGGTGCGAGGACGCGTGGCTGACCACGGCGATGGTCAGCCAGAACTCCGAACGGCTGAAGTTCCTGGTCGCCTTCCGGCCCGGCTTCGTCTCGCCGACGCTCGCCGCGCAGATGGCGTCCACCTTCCAGCGGCAGACCGGCGGCCGGCTCCTGCTGAACGTGGTCACCGGCGGCGAGAGCCATGAGCAGCGGGCGTACGGGGACTTCCTCGACAAGGACGACCGGTACCGTCGTACCGGTGAATTCCTGCGGATCGTAAGGGAGTTGTGGGAGGGCAAGAGTGTCGATCTGCACGGGGAACACCTCCGGGTCGAGGACGCGAGGCTCAGCCGGCTGCCCGATCCGGTGCCCGAGGTCTACTTCGGCGGCTCCTCGCCGGTCGCCGGAGAGGTCGCCGCGCGGTACGCCGACGTCTACCTGACCTGGGGCGAGCCGCCCGCGCAGGTCGCGGAGAAGATCGCGTGGATCCGGGAACTGGCCGCGCGGCACGGCCGGACCCTGCGCTTCGGCATCCGGCTGCACGTCATCACCCGGGACACCTCGGCGCAGGCCTGGGCCGAGGCCGACCGGCTGCTCGACGGCTTCGACACGGAGACCGTACGGTCCGTCCAGGCGGGCCTGGCGCGCAGCGAGTCGGAGGGGCAGCGGCGCATGCTGGCCCTGCACGGAGGCGGCAGGGACGGCCTGGAGATCCACCCCAACCTGTGGGCCGGCATCGGCCTGGTGCGCGGCGGCGCCGGTACGGCGCTGGTCGGCAGCCACGACGAGGTCGCCGACCGGATCAAGGAGTATCACGCCCTGGGTATCGACGAGTTCGTGCTCTCCGGGTACCCGCACCTGGAGGAGGCGTACTGGTTCGGGGAGGGTGTGCTGCCCCGGCTCGCGGCCCAGGGGCTGTGGACCCGTCCCGGCGACACGGCCGACGCCCCCTCGGCCCGGGTGCCGTTCGCGAGCTGA
- the ssuE gene encoding NADPH-dependent FMN reductase: MATVLSVSGSPSASSRTHRLLRHLDKRLIAQGHEVIPLDVRTIPAEALLGADFRHPAIVAAAELFARADGVVVGTPVYKASYSGVLKALLDLLPQYALTGKTVLPLATGGSTAHVLAIDYALRPVLNSMGADHIVQGWFTLDTDMAVREDGSLTVAPAAAEALGHVVDRFSAALGRTPVLAVAS; the protein is encoded by the coding sequence ATGGCCACCGTCCTCTCCGTCTCCGGCAGTCCTTCCGCTTCCTCCCGCACCCATCGCCTGCTGCGCCATCTGGACAAGCGGCTGATCGCCCAAGGGCACGAGGTGATCCCGCTCGACGTCCGTACGATCCCCGCGGAGGCCCTCCTCGGCGCGGACTTCCGGCACCCGGCCATCGTGGCGGCGGCCGAGCTGTTCGCCCGGGCCGACGGCGTGGTGGTCGGCACTCCCGTCTACAAGGCGTCGTACTCCGGAGTCCTCAAGGCGCTGCTCGACCTGCTGCCGCAGTACGCGCTCACCGGCAAGACGGTCCTGCCGCTCGCCACCGGTGGCTCCACCGCACATGTCCTCGCCATCGACTACGCGCTGCGCCCGGTGCTGAACTCCATGGGCGCCGACCACATAGTCCAGGGCTGGTTCACCCTCGACACGGACATGGCCGTCCGGGAGGACGGCTCCCTCACCGTCGCCCCGGCCGCCGCCGAGGCCCTGGGACACGTGGTGGACCGGTTCTCGGCCGCGCTGGGCCGTACCCCGGTGCTCGCGGTGGCGAGCTGA
- a CDS encoding acyl-CoA dehydrogenase family protein, producing the protein MTTPPHPLVARARRLATELLLPAAERVDQEGVPASHLEAVKRSGLLGVGAPVEYGGAAAPAAVLRETAEILAGACCSTWFVQTQHHTPVQTLMRGELPARERLLGPLSRGELLSGVAYAHLRAYPRVPVRVRREGDGWRFDGTVPWYTGWGLNDVMLLAGTTDADEVLFAFVDARDQPGLRASAPMRLAALTAARTVSLELDGLRVPDEAVALRTPYERWVPGDRAKTLNTSPAVFGIAEAALSLLDEETAAPLRTRLGDARRLAYALADHPAAHERAEERLAVRAQAYELLRAATTAAIVAGGGRTMALTSRAQRLAREGLFLLVQGQTAETRRAHLRALAGMPTGAGGASEE; encoded by the coding sequence ATGACCACTCCCCCGCATCCGCTCGTCGCCCGCGCCCGCCGGCTCGCCACGGAACTGCTGCTCCCCGCGGCCGAGCGGGTGGACCAGGAAGGGGTCCCCGCGAGCCACCTCGAGGCGGTGAAACGGTCCGGGCTGCTCGGGGTGGGCGCGCCGGTGGAGTACGGCGGGGCCGCGGCGCCGGCGGCCGTGCTGCGGGAGACCGCCGAGATCCTGGCCGGGGCCTGCTGCTCGACGTGGTTCGTGCAGACGCAGCACCACACACCGGTGCAGACCCTGATGCGCGGCGAACTCCCGGCGCGAGAACGTCTGTTGGGTCCACTGTCGCGCGGGGAACTGCTGTCCGGAGTGGCGTACGCGCATCTGCGGGCGTACCCACGGGTGCCGGTGCGCGTGCGGCGGGAGGGCGACGGCTGGCGGTTCGACGGGACCGTCCCCTGGTACACCGGCTGGGGCCTGAACGACGTGATGCTGCTCGCCGGTACGACCGACGCGGACGAGGTGCTGTTCGCCTTCGTCGACGCACGCGACCAGCCGGGGCTGCGGGCCTCGGCGCCGATGCGGCTCGCCGCCCTCACCGCAGCCCGTACGGTGTCCCTGGAGCTGGACGGGCTGCGGGTGCCCGACGAAGCCGTGGCCCTGCGGACACCGTACGAGCGGTGGGTGCCGGGCGACCGTGCCAAGACGCTGAACACCAGTCCGGCGGTCTTCGGCATCGCGGAGGCGGCGCTGTCCCTCCTGGACGAGGAAACGGCCGCTCCCCTGCGCACCCGCCTCGGCGACGCCCGCCGCCTCGCCTATGCCCTGGCCGACCATCCTGCGGCACACGAACGGGCCGAGGAGCGCCTGGCGGTGCGGGCACAGGCGTACGAACTGCTGCGCGCGGCCACCACGGCGGCGATCGTGGCCGGCGGCGGCCGCACGATGGCCCTGACCAGCCGCGCCCAACGGCTGGCCCGCGAAGGGTTGTTCCTGCTGGTGCAGGGCCAGACGGCGGAGACCCGCAGAGCGCATCTACGGGCACTCGCCGGGATGCCGACCGGTGCCGGCGGCGCGAGCGAGGAGTGA